One Rhinoraja longicauda isolate Sanriku21f chromosome 19, sRhiLon1.1, whole genome shotgun sequence genomic window, cgaggttaattcccaggatggcgggactgtcatatgacgcaagaatggaacaaatgggcttgtattcacaggaatttaggatcagagcagatcttatagaaacatataagattattaagtcaagtcaattttatttgtatagcacatttaaaaacaacccacgttgaccaaagtgctgcacatctgattaggaaaaaaaaaaagaaacatacagtggcagtcaGCCAAgacattggacaagctagatgctcccgatgttgggggagtccagaaacaggggccacaattttagaatgagagctaggccatttagaactgagatgagggaaaaacttcttcgcccagagttgtgaatttgtggaattctctgcatcagaaggcagtagaggccgattcactggatgcattcaaaagagagtcagatagggctcttagggctagcggaatcaagggatatggggagaaggcaggaacgggggagattgtggatgagcaaccatgatcacattgaatggcggtgctggctcaaagggccaaatggtctgctcttgcactaattttctatgtttctctgttatggggagaaggcaggagaatggggtgagggagagatgaatcagccatgaatgaatggcggagtagacttgatgggacaaattgcctaatcctactcctgtcacttatgatcttatgaaccataTGTGGCGGTAGAGGTAGATGTGATAATGGAGTTTACGAGgcagtagataggcacatggatatgcaaggaatggggagatatggatgatatgcaggtagataagcgatggtcttggcatcatgttcattgtgtgctgaagggcctgtccttgtgctgtgctgctccatgTTTTGTGTGTCGTTGCTTCACTCTCTCTGAGACTGCGTCGCTACAAACCATTGGTTTCGGTGACTTGCACCTGGCCACCTCTGGCCCAGATGTCGGTGACGGCCGTCATGACCGCCAGGCACCTGCCAAAGTCTTCGGCCGGACACCGGGCAGCTAGGGAGGAGAGTTTGCGAGCTACCTTGAGGGCCTGGCGGTATCGCTCCTGCTGCACCTTGGCCCGCTCCCTCGGCGACGCGGGCGGGAGCTGACCGCCGAGGAAGTGTTCCTGCGTCCAGCGAGCGGCGCAGAGCGAGGGCTCAAAGAGGTCGGAGCCCAGCAGCCGCCGGAGAGCCAGGACGTGCCGGCAGGGGAGCCTCATGGAGGTGCGGAAGGCACACTGGCAGCTGGCCTGGTCCGTCACCAGGGCCCGGCGCCGGCACACGGGCCAGGCCCTCTCGGCCTCCACGCTGAGAAAGGAGACCGACTCCGCTTCCTGCAGCTCCGTCCGCACCCGGCGGAAGGCGAAGTCGGTGAGCAGCGCCCGGTAGGAAGACTCCGCGGAGTTGTCCTCTGGCCCTGCGGGGGGCTCACTCTGCAACACCCGCTGGTCGCACTCGGCCCGCACCGTGTCCACGGCCTTCAGGAGGTCCCGGGTGAAGGAGGTCACGTTGGAGAAGTCCTCGACCGCGGCCGCCAGCCTCTGGCTCATCACCTGCACCCGCTGGAGTGTGCTGGTGAGGTAGCTCTCGTTCTCGTGCTTGAAGCCCTCCACCCACTGGCGGCGGGACCCGTGCCACGTCTTGTGGAAGTAGTCGACGGCGCTCTCCGCGTTGGAGTCCAGCAGCTGGTGGTACAGCAGGTCGTAGTCCTCAGTGGACGTGGCGTAACACATACTGTGCAGGATCTGCAGCAGCTGGCTCCTGGCgggaagaaagggaagaggagacaaggtgaggaacctcccggtgcagcacggtggcgtagcggtagagttgctgccttacagtgccagtcccaggatccatcctgtctacaggcattgtctgtgtggagtttgtacgctctccctgtgaccatgtgggtttcctccgggttctccggtttcctcccaagttccaaagacgtgcaggtttgtacgttaattggcctctgtaaattgttccgcgtgtcgcccagaactagtgtgaaccaaagatactagaggaacaagatggaccactccattgaattcgcctatactgaagtgtagtgtgcaaaggagcggaacatccgccattttagtaagcaaaacccaccgttcgttctgcctctcgcagtgtaatcagtgttttgggggaacagtatatgtgatgataccattaaaatgcagaaaataactcatctatcaattcatagatttttgttatttctctttttaaatgtttctgcaattttctgcccactaaaatggcgccatgaccttCTACGGTTTTTaacgtcgagtggtctatcttgttcctctagtatctttggtgtgaacgggtgattaatggtcagcgtggactcagtggggcaaagggcccgtttccaaccTGTATttccgaaactaaaccaaactctcacCTCAACAGTCCCCAGCGGCTACAAGAAAAACACCACCGTTTCTTTCCCAacgaaaaataaagtgacctcctcaatgactaatgaacagtggagtcaaacagcacggaaataggccactcggcccaactcgtccttgctgaccaacatgccccatctaatgctgaccaagatgccccatgtaatgctgaccaagatgccccatctaatgctgaccaagatgccccatctaatgctgaccaagatgccccatctaatgttgaccaagatgccccatctacagaaaggggagaggagggggcaaaaggggaaggagggggcaaaggggggaaaggagggagagtggggcaggggtagactggattgtgcagaccatgttgaggaatgagtcgcacccttatctgacccacgccgtgacaggaggaggaatatttgggataacccaacctccccctcccacgcCCGCTCCGGTCCGGTCCCACGAcggaatcacgatgccagagcttattgttgcccgatggtggaggagaggagggggaggagagcagagggaaggagaggaggggggaggagtagaggagggggaagaggggcgggggaaggaggcgaggagggggaaggaggggaggaatgggtgaggaagaggaggaggaggaaacaggagtaggggaaaggagagaaggggcggaggagaagagggagatggaggaaggagggcgagaaagaaagaagggaaggaggagtgggtaagatagaaggaaagaaaaaagagagagagggtagagagtggaggagatgggacatgggtagactggattgtgcagagggatgagagtcacaactttaccaaaccaacacaatctgacaggaggaggaatatttgggcccccccacccacccgctcCGCTCCAGCCCCACGAGGGAATGGCGGTGTCAGTGCTTATTGTTGCCCGGCGGTCACGTGCAGCTTCTCGGCGGTCACGTGGTCCTGGAAGACGCTCAGGGTGTGGGCGAGGCAGGCCAGCGGCTTGCAGTGGGGCAGCACGTCGGTCACCAGCTCCCCGTCACACGCCTTGCCGCCGACCACCACCGCCCGCGTTCCCTCCGCCGCCGGGTTCTTCTGCCTGAAGATGCGCAGAAGCTGCCGGACGGTCTCGCGCTCCTcgctctgcaggaaccacaggcacgCCAGCTCGCTCTCCCCGTTGCCGTCGATGGCCAGCAGCAGGTAGGTGGGCAGCCACAGGCCCGCCCAGCTGTAGGTGGCGCCCACCAGCAGCACCTCAGGGAACCTCTCGAAGGTCTGCTTCATGCGGCCATCCTGGTAGTAGATGGCctgcaacacaatacaatacaatacaatatatctttattgtcattgtacccaggggtacaacgagattgggaatgcgcctcccatacgatgcactaatttaggtaatttagacagcagcaacccaacgaaacgaacagttgtaacagttttggacagggtaaagtgcaagttgatctatgcgttgtggccatccggctcagcaggaccggttcatagcagctatggccctggggatgaagctgttcctgagtctggaggtgcgggcatagaaggccttgtatcgtctgcccgatggaaggagttcgaacagactgttgcaggggccttgttcaccaccaccaccaccgtgccgtctgcaagcaaacgcagacaagagttatagaaacacagaaaatagatgcaggaggaggccatttggcccttcgaaccagcaccgctattcaatgtgatcatggctgatcatccacaatcagtaaccggttcctgccttccccccatatcccttgataccactagcgcctagagctctatctaactctcttttaaattcatccagtgaattggactccactgccttctgtggcagagaattccacaaattcataactctctgggtgaaaaagtgtcttctcacctcagttttaaatggcctcccctttattcttacactgtgtcccctggttctggactcccccaacattgggaacatttttcctgcatctagcttgtccagtccttttataatcttatacgtctctttaagatcccctctcgtccttctaaactccagtgaatacatccccagtctttcctcatatgacaagaacaggcagaacaagggactgacccactctcaccctggccacaaactctttgaagtagaaacacagaaaataggtgcaggagtaggccattcggcccttcgagccagtaccgccattcaatatgatcatggctgatcatccagaatcagtaccctgttctcgctttctccccatatcccttgattccatcagccctatgacctacagtgcattcagaaagtattctgaccccttcaccttttccacattttgttacattacagccttattttaaaatgaattaaattctttttttttaaatcgtcaatctacacgcaataccccagaatgaagaagcgaaaacaggtgtttagaaacttttgcaaagtaatttaaaagaaatagctgaaatatcacatttacataagtattcaaaccttTGCTATGATGCTCAAAATTGAGCTGAggttcattttgtttccattcattatccttgatgtttctacaacttgattggagtccaccagtggtaaattaaattgattagacatgatttgaaaatgcatacacctgtctatataagatcccacagttgacagtgcatgtcacagcaaaaaccaagacatgaagaagaaggaattgtccgtagatctccgagacaggattgtgtcgagacacagatctgggtaaaggtataaaacactttctgcagcattgcaggtcccgaacagcacagtggcctccatcattcttaaatggaaaaactttggaaccaccaggactcttcatagagctggccactcggccaaactgagcaatcaggggagaagggccttggtcagggaggtgaccaagaacccgatgatcactctgacagagctccagaggtcctctgtgaagatgggagaaccttccagaaggccaaCTTTATCTGCAGGactccaccagtcaggcctttatggtagagtggccagacggaagccattcctcagtaaaaggcacatgatggcctgcttggagtttgccaaaaggcaccttaaGGACTCACTGACCATGAGAAATAAGATTCtcttgtctgatgaaaccaagattgaactctttggcctgaatgccaaacgtCACGTTTGGGGGAagccaggcactgctcatcacctggcgaataccatacctacggtgaggcatggtggtggcagcatcatgttatggggatgtttttcagcggcaggaactgggacactagtcaggatcaagggaaaaatgaacagagcaaagtaaagagagatccttgatgaaaacctgctccagagcattctggacctcagactggggaggaggttcaccttccaacaggacaatgaccccaagcacacagccaagacaacgcaggagtggcttcatgacaagtctgtgaatgtccttgagtggcccagccagaacccggacttgaacccggacatctctggagggacctgaaaatagctgtgcatcgacactccccatccaacctgacagagcttgagagaagaatgggagaaattacccaaatacaggtgtgccaagcttgtagcgtcatacccaagaagacttgaggctgcaatcactgccaaaggtgcctcaacaaagtacggagtaaagggtctgaatacatttgtaaatatgatattagttatttctttttaattactttgcaaaaatttctaaacacctgtttttactttttaattatggggtattgtgtgtagattgatgattacaaaaataatgaatccattttaaaataaggctgtaacataacaaaatgtggaaaaagtgaaggtgtgtgaatactttctgaatgcactgtatatctaactctctcatgaagccCTCCCCTCTGGGCACatccagacacaaaaacagcctCTCCCCACGAGTGGTAGGTCTAGTTAACAACCACTCTACACCACGACATTCTGGTCTGTAAGACAAACAATTATGAACTCTCCAAGtgcattttagatatttacacgtGCAATATTTAGCAAAGCTGACACttattactcttgcactttatctttacattgtttaattataatgtttttttaattgtctgctgtctcGTGTTTTTATCACGTGTAGTAAAGcaccaaatcaaattccttgtttgtGTACAAACTAGGCCGATAAATTGAGTCTCATTCTCAAATGGATTCTGAACAAAGCACTGGTAACGCACAGTGGCAGTGGTGAGGtacgtttgccttcatcggtcggtgcactgagtacaagagtcagatagtcaagatgcagctctatcaaactctggagaaacaaggatctgcagatgctggttcatgacaaaagacaaagtgcgagaataactcagcaggtcaggtagtatctctggagtttcccctcgcccctgactctcggtctgagtaagagtcttgacctgaaatgtctccgattctttttctccagagatgctgcctgacccgctgagttactgcagcattttgtgtccatctccagtgtaaacaagcaccgacagttctttcccacacatgtctggaaaacatggatacgtgatgtatcaggtcgggacccttcttcaactaattgtggcaagtcggggggggggagtgggggaggaagaaagctggaagagaggtgggggcaggacaaagccttgcaagtgacaggtggaggaaggaactgcagatgcagcctggGTGGGGTTACAGGAGGGAAGAGTCATCTGAAGAGTGCGTGGCACGATCCAAGAGCGATCCCATGAGAAAGTATTGgggacacagctgtagagttgctgccttacagcgctacagacccgggttgcatcctgactgtgggtgcggtctgtacggagtttgtacgttcatgggttttctctgggtgtttcggtttccgcccacactccaaagacttgcaggattgtaggttacttggtttcagtaagttgtaaaaagaAATGGCCCCATGTGTGAGTAAGTTAGCGTACAGGaccatcgctggtcagcaccaactcggtgggccgaacggccagtttccgcgctgtatctctgaagtgtaaaagtcattgactatcccaggggagaggagggagcgatctagtgacaagacagtgcactatcatgagatgggggaaggaggatccacacccaatcctcatccatttatttggaatattgggagcagttctggccccatgtctaaggaagggtgtgctggcggtggagagggtccagaggaggtttaccagaatgataccaggaatgtatgggttaacatctgatcagtgtttgacggcactgcgcctgtactcgctggagtttagaacgatgaggaggggcctcgttgaaacttaccagatagtgaaatgccagggtagagtgcatgtggaaagaATCTTTCcacctgtgggagagtctaggaatcatggctgatctatctttccctctcaaccccatttgccaccctaacgaatgaagaacctgtcaatctctgctttataaatagccacagacttggcctccacagccatctgtggcaatgatttccacagattcatcaccctctgactaaagaaattccttctcatctcctttctaaaggaacgtccttttattgtgaggctgtgccctctgttccatcactctcccactagtggaaacatcctcgccacatccactttatccgggcctttcactattcggtaagtttcagtgaggtcccccctcatccttctaaactccagcgagtacaggcccagagccatcaaatgctcatcattaacccaataaaggggtgatccgcattattccggaatgaaggaaggatgcaggataccccaggacaagagagggagtggtgcaaacctggagcagccggttaggcctgggacaagcgaggacaccttcacctaccttgattcttgatcagtacgggtgtcagaggttatggggagaaggcaggagaatggggttaggggagagagatagatcagccatgattgaatgacggagtagacccgatgggccgaatggcctaattctactcccattccttatgaccttaccattgacggctgccagtgtgggcaccatcatctccaagtcgGTTTTGTTGGCCTTGAACTCGTCCCATTTCTCCTTGCGTGCGGGGCTATGGGCATCCTCATCAGCGAGCACCTTGCTGGCAACCTCccccagctgcacctggacacctgctccattactccgcagcgagacgatggaagtggggtccacgcgcagcgctgtaacaaagcgcctttggtgccggagcctctcctcctcttcctgtggggtacaagcaagatcctagggtcagttcatccggtttggaggtcaattgtcctctgtaaattgccccgagcgtgtcgggagtggatgagaaagtaggacaacatagaaccagtgcacgtaggtggtcgatgatcagcgtggactaggtaggcctatgtttccatgctgtatctgtaaactaagctcAGATCCCataatagaacacagaacagcacaggaatgggccctccagcctacattatctgtgccaaacatgatgccaagttgaactgatctcatctccctgtacatgatacatatcgctcaattccctgaacttccatgtgcctttcccaaagcctcttaaacacccctatcgtatctgcatccaccaccatctctagcagtgcattcccagcccccacccctctctgtgtaaaaatcttgcctcgcacattaaacctcccccctctcaccatatcactctgtcgtctagtgttggacatttccaccctgggcacaAGCCTCTGACTGCCGAccttaactttatatacttccgtcgagtcttccctcaacctctgacgctccagaaaaaataacccaagtttattcaacctccccctgtagctgaaaccctctaatccaggcagcattctggtcaacctcctctgcaccctctccaaagcctccacacctttcctgtaatggagcgactagaactgcaaataatactccaaatgcaatctaactaaagccctatagagctgcatcatgacttgctgactcttatatttaatgcccctagcacagaagacaagcataccacacgtttcacccatactggttaacatatgatgatcgtttgtcagcactgggcctgtactcgatagagtttagaagaatgagaggggacctcattgaaacgtaccgaatagtgaaacgtttggataaatgtggagaggatgcttcctccaGTGGAAGAGTGTCGGacaagaggccatagcttcagaattaaaggacattcctttaggaaggagaggaggaatttcttgagtcagagggtggtgaattggtggaattctttgccacagaaggctgtggagaccaagtcagtggatatatttatggcagagatagatggattcttaattattgctggtgtcaggggttatgggtagaaggcagatgaatggggttaggagggagagatagatcagccgtgattgaatggcggaatagacgatgggctgaatggcctaattctgctcctgtcacttatgaggccttcttcaccaccctatctacttgtgctgcctccttcagtgagctatgaacttgaactccaagatccctctgcacatcaatgctgttaatggtcatgccattaactgtatactctctccttgcatttaacctgtcaaagtgcatcacctcacacttgctcaggttaaactccatctgccatttctccacccctttctgcagctggtctacgTTCTGATATCTACTGACAGCATTTCTCGTTGTCTGCAACtcctaattttggtgtcattaacaaacttactcaccaacccatctacatttacgcctcggtcacatatatatatatataatacaaaatctctctaactctggccccagcccattcctgaacttttatccctgtccaattgactttgccttcagcagctatttggaactttctccctctgtgtctctgcacctccacaactaccatggggtaaaaacaatcggaccatattccccatctagtttagtctagtttcttgtcacgtgtaccaaaaagcttttttgttacatgctaccAGTCCATGGAacgactatccatgattacaatcaagccgtccacagtcgaaatgtgttggaaggaactgcagatgctggtttaaaccgaagatagatacaaaaagctgctgtaactcagtgggtcagggagcatcaatctgaagatgggtctcgaactgaaatttcacctattccttttcaggtctgaagaggggtcttgacccgaaacgtcacctattccttttctggtctgaagaagggtcttgacccgaaacgtcacctattccttttctggtctgaagaggggtcttgacccgaaacgtcacctattccttttctccagagatgctgtctgacctactaagttcctccggatttttgtgtctaagccgtccacagtccacagatacaggataaagggaataatgtttagcatcagataaagtccagtaaagtccaattaaagatagtctgagagtctccattctatgcctctcatgaacagatatacttctctcagatcaccctCAGACACTCTTGCCTCCTTAAACCCCATTATAAGACATTCCTTGAAACCCACCAACTCCACCCAAGTTATAGGTCATCTCCAGAATCCCTGCTAAGGCAGTTCACATCAATTACTTTGATAATGTCCCTGAAAGCTGGAGATATTTTTAGTGCGTTTGAACTacgtaaataaaacttgttactgTGAGGGAAATGACTAGTGATATCGAGTGTATCAGTCTGACTCTGTTAAACAATGCCAAAGTTGTCAGAGTTCAGAGgctggattgatatcccagtgggggagtgtgatatcatcccatagaatcacaccggctcttccacctacattgtcggcaatgaccatcaagcacccatcttgttctgttctatgtgtcggggcagcacggtggtgcagcggaagagttgctgtgttacagcgccagagactcgggtttgatcctgactaccgggtgctgtctgtacggagattgtacgttctgcccgtgggttttcttcgggagctgcggtttcctctcacactctaaagatgtacacatttataggctaattggcttgctaaaattgaaAGTTGTCCCTGATGTGGGTAGGATAGCTTAATGTGcatggattgctggtcagcctggactcggtgggctgaagggcctgtttccacgctgtatgcttaaactaaacagcagattctagtttacgccaattctagacacaaaaagctggagtagctcagtgggtcagacaacatctctggagaaaagaaaaaggtgacatttcgggtcgagacccttcttcagaccagccaggaaggatccgaaacgtcacctattccttttctccagagatgatgcttgacccgctgagttactccagcttgttgtgtccatctttgttgcTATGTATTATGTTTTCTTGAGCCAATtctgcacaaatcccattttattgcaACCTACAGCTTTAAGTCCCACCGATATGTGTTGGTGCCACAGGTAACATTCTCTCACAGGCAAAGACCAGGGCAGAGAGACAGAGTTCTGATAAACTCTTTATAAATAATTACGTGGACATATtctggacggcatggtggcgcagcggtagagttgctgctttacaccgcttgcagcgccggagacccgggttcaatcccgactacgagtgctgtctgtgtggagtttttacgttcccctctgtgtgggttttctccgagatcatcagtttcctcccacactccaaatatgtacaggtgtcGAGGTtatttggtttggtgtatgtgtagattgtcccgtgtgtggaggatagtgttaatgtggggggggtcgccggtcggcgcgcactcggtgggccgaagg contains:
- the LOC144602752 gene encoding zinc finger SWIM domain-containing protein 1-like encodes the protein MSQVVGFRVGAEFSSYSELHREYRRYQRDSSVQMWTRHSRTIKAQRRRAPKRPMNDALNFAEIDYACIHGGKLFKTKGSGKRTIQRTNKMKCPCAIKVRLSADGNKFVVKEMNESHNHTVPQEEEERLRHQRRFVTALRVDPTSIVSLRSNGAGVQVQLGEVASKVLADEDAHSPARKEKWDEFKANKTDLEMMVPTLAAVNDGTVVVVVNKAPVLQAIYYQDGRMKQTFERFPEVLLVGATYSWAGLWLPTYLLLAIDGNGESELACLWFLQSEERETVRQLLRIFRQKNPAAEGTRAVVVGGKACDGELVTDVLPHCKPLACLAHTLSVFQDHVTAEKLHVTAGQQSQLLQILHSMCYATSTEDYDLLYHQLLDSNAESAVDYFHKTWHGSRRQWVEGFKHENESYLTSTLQRVQVMSQRLAAAVEDFSNVTSFTRDLLKAVDTVRAECDQRVLQSEPPAGPEDNSAESSYRALLTDFAFRRVRTELQEAESVSFLSVEAERAWPVCRRRALVTDQASCQCAFRTSMRLPCRHVLALRRLLGSDLFEPSLCAARWTQEHFLGGQLPPASPRERAKVQQERYRQALKVARKLSSLAARCPAEDFGRCLAVMTAVTDIWARGGQVQVTETNVTGATEQESSSPATEAS